The DNA region ATAcgatgaaattattttgttttagaaagctGAGTGTATCGCACCTTATCTATgtagaatatatttcctttttcagaattTCTAAAAGTTTATGTTCTATGAGGGCTAATATCTTCCTATGATTTTAGAcattctttatcttctttttttttttttttttttgaggcagagtgtcactctgtcgaccgggatggagtactgtggccggatctcagctcactgcaagctccgcctcccgggttcacgccattctcctgcctcagcctcccgagtagctgggactacaggcgcccgccacctcgcccggctagtttttgtattttttttagtagagacggggtttcaccgtgttagccaggatggtctcaatctcctgacctcgtgatccgcccgtctcggcctcccaaagtgctgggattacaggcttgagccaccgcgcccggccctttatcTTCTTAGTATAGCAAACTGCCAtcatttacttttaaactttGATTTTACATGCTATTTATTAACGATTTCATTAGGAGTACAATAATTCTGgtaactaaatatatattttagatagatGAAGAAGCTAGAAAACAGGCACATTCCTGACTGCTACTTTACATAGAAATGTattctatcagtttttaaaataaaggcaaaCTTAACAATGACTTGTACGCTGAATGTTTTGGAAACGTATCCAAacaatttgaatataaatttatcatttaatttttaaaatacatagcgACATCCTCGAGGTCCTAGCATTTCTCTTTGGACAGGGCACCAGAGAGGGCTTGgaatgttgggaaaaaaaaaacaaggagaagTCGTCCAAGGGATGTCCATTTTTTATCCCTCTGCATGGGCTACATTTTCCAAAATCATAATTTGCAGAAGGCCAGCATTTATGgtggaaaacaaaattatatataaggTGGCCACAGTGGGGCATGGTTCCTCCACACTCACAGCTTCGGCCCCTTTCACAGAGTAGAACTTGGGTTAGAGGATTGCAGAAGACCAgcggggagggcagggaagaTGCCTGTCGGGTTTTTAGCACAGTTCACTTCACTgagattttgaagcatttctaTATGAATGCAAAGCCTGCTCTAGTCCTGGTGGGACATactgagggtggaggtgggggaagaTGCAGTAATGAAACTGGTTAGTCAATGTAGTCTTAATATCCTTGACAATGCTGTAAAGtttctgtttataaatatttctgtttaagCTATTTCACCTTTGTTTGGAAATCTTTCCCTTTTAAGGAGAAAATGTGACCCTTGTGAAAAGGATTGTAGGAAAgctcctcccttttttctttaaacctttaAATGACAAATCTAGGTAATTAATGCTTGTgaatttccatttttgctttggttttaatGAACATTTGTCTTTCGGAATAGCATTGTGTGATAACACttaaatggcaaaaacaaaacataattttgtGCAATTAACAAAGCtactgcaagaaaaataaaacacttcttGGTAAAAAGcacttgtatttatatattatatacttctatataatatatacttattatatattTAGCATTGCTAAGATTTTTAGATGCCTGTTGTGTGTCTTTTAAAGGTTTTGACCATTTTGTTATGACGAATTACATATGTATTACATTCACTATattaaaattgacttttttaTTATGTGCCTCATTGGTTCATAGTCTTTATTTTGTCCTTTGAATAAGCATTAAAACATTTGTAAACTTCACTCATATTGTTTCTCCTTCCTATACTGCTACAATACATTTTACTTATCTTTAGttctatataatttaaaacactAACTCTGCTCCTCTCTGCCTGGCAGAGAAGGCTGACGTTCCCCAACACCATCGCTTTGGTTCAACTTTTCTCCAAGCTCAGTTCCCTTCCAGTTATTCCTTCACAGCCCCAATGGCCTCTGGGGtctttggaaaacacaaaaatttccTTCTCTAAATTCTTCCCTATCTAAATTGtttcctagaaataaaataaaggtttctAAGTATGACAGATGATGTTCTTTCTGTCTCATCCCACTCCTGATCAGCACTTCAACTTCCCTTGTCCCTCAAATTCACTCTAGTCAAGTGTTCAGTTCCCTAACTGGGCATGTGCTTTCCTAGGCCCATGACTTTGCATTTGCTAGGGCCACTACCTACATATAAGAGGAGGCTTACTCATCCTTAAGAACTCAGTTCAAGTAATACCTCCTTTGAGTTTTCCTTGGCAGAGCTCATGGCTTCCAACTTGATGTTCCCATAACATCTCATTATCTGAATTACAACAAAAATACTGCATTGCTCTTACTTATAGGTTTCTTCATCCACTCTAGCTCTCCCAGAGCATTAACCATATTATATCTACCTCTGTATCCCCAATGTAGCATAATGCAGGACTTAATGAATTAACAAGTTATCCCGATCTTCAGGCTGTCAGATACTGTTCTAAATTCAGTAACCTGGCTCATAAtaggtgtttgttttgttgttgtttgtttgttttttggtttttcttttttttgagactgagtcttgctctgctgcccaggctggaggtcaatggcatgacctcggctcactgcaacttccacctcccaggttcaagtgactctcccacctcaacctcctgagtacgTGGGAGCACAGGCACctaccagcatgcccagctaatttttgtatttttgtagacaggatttcaccatgttggcctgggtgatcttgaaatcctgacctcaggtcatcggcccacctcagcctccaaaatgctgggatcacagacaagAGTCACCGTGCTtggttttaattaaattataactTGCTTACCCTCTTTTCTCCTTGTCTAGCAGTAGTCCAACAAGGGGTTTGGCATGTACAATCCTCTCAATTTATAATACCTCCCCTcacttttaccagggtaactacCATCCTTCCTTCTGGAATAGCTTGCCTTTTACTTCCTTGAGAAAACCTCTCCAACCCTTACTCCTACCTTTGAAGAAACCCCTTTTATACCCTCTCCTAGCACTCTGTACTTTTCCTTCATAAAGTTTTCTCACCAAAGTTACTGTAGAGTTTATTGAGTCTATGTGTTTATGGTCATCTGTTTAGGGTCTCTCTATTCTAGCTTcatgtaagcttcatgagagcAGGGACAATGCTTATCAACTTCATCTCAATTCCTAggacagtgcctagcacatacaAGGTATTCAAAATGCAAGTGATCTATGCTAAACAAGTCCCCTTGTCACTCTAAAATTAAAAGACCAATTtcatttaaatacatattcttaGGTATTTATACTTAACATTTCCCTATCTAAATGACAAATGAGGTTGTCTCATCCCAATCCTGATCAGTGCTTCAACTTCCCTTGTCCCTCAAATTTACTATATAAATACCTAACAATagttatttatatgaaattgctCTTTTATGAaacacaagaaaaggaaagaaagaagattgATCATATtagtatgtatgtacatacattcACACTGCAGTTGGATTATATTACACATGTTTATACTGGCATGTGCTCGTATAAATTTGAATATGCtatgagtctttttttctttttctttcttttttttttttttttttttttttctgagacagaatctcgctctgttgcctaggctggagtacagtggcacgatctgggctcactgcaacctctgcttcccggattcaagcgattctcctgcctcagcctccagagtagcagggactacaggcacgccccactgcacacagctaatttttttgtatttttagtatagacaaggtttcaccatgttggccaggatggtctcgatctcttgacctaataaaccgcctgctttggcctcccaaagtgctgggattataggagcaaGCCACTGGagtcttttaaagaaattctgtAAACTATATACTCTCTATATATTTCTGTCAATTACATAATAACTATCAGAATATATgatgtatttgtataaatatttatcaatcaaATATTAACTTATTGATATTAATCGATAATCCTCTTACATGCCTGTTATCATTGCAGGACCCTTATGATCTGGAAATTACAAAGATGAGGAACTCTCAGTCTAAGTTAAGGTTTTCTGCTGCAAATATACTCAGTTTTTCCACAGAACAAAGATTTTCCAGTAAGAACAGTGGAAGAAACGGGAGAAGAGGTGAGGGGAAGAAGTAGAAGACAGAAGACTAGAGGAGACAAGGATGAGAGGAGGAGGGTGTTGGAAGGGCCATGACTTGtctgcttttttcctttctattttcttccttctctgctttcccttcttcttctcttccctcccctccccttgccTGTTCTCCTTCTCTCCCACCATTCCTCATTTCTGCTTATTAGtgagaagttaaataattatatttaaaagagtaGCAGAAGAACCCAGGTGCCCCAGTAGAAATCGCAGCCAGCAGCCAACACCAACTACCCCTCCTGTGAATCAAgccattaaaattttgttttaaattattttattatttttcttatttcttaaaaaaaatgttgtggGTTCATAGTAGCTgtttatatttatggggtacatgagacgttttgatacaggcacgcaatgtgaaataagcatatTGAGAATTCGGTATCCATTCcattaagcatttatcctttgggttatgaacaatccaattacattctttatgagttgttttaaaatgcagagtTAAATCATCATTGACTATCGTCACCCTATTGTCCCACTTTTTACTTTCAGCCACTTCAGCTGCTCCTGACTGCACTCACTTAAGTGAGCTTAGCAGAAGAACCTCATGCTAACATACAGAATTATCAGaaacaataaattaatattttaagccactaactATGAGGTCGGCTTATTACACAACAAAAGAGAATTAATGATATTTGTTAACAATTTAATGTGTTTGCAGGCTCTAGAACATTATGTTGGAATTTCCTTAATGAATGGGTATGTAAGGAAACTAGGTAACTTGCATACATTTGAGATTTAACAAATGTTATTAATCAAtgtaatttaaaacacaaattctgAGTCCTGCAAAGCTTGGAAGTATTGTATATAATGGCACCTAGAAAGATACCTTCCCCTCAACTCCTTCAccctccccactctcctcccATTTTCACCCCTTGCTTCACCTCTGAGTAGTATACAGTAAAACCTCAATTAACATCTGAACAATTCTTGTCAACTCACAGTTATACGGTAAGCACATTTGGTTTCAGCACTTACAGAAAAACTTTTGATGGatagtcttttaaatttattgatgaAGATACTTTAACAAACAGACTCAAAATTGTACTATCCTTAGCATTTTCGGTACCAATTGCTTTTATGATTGATTTGTAGGTGGTAGTCCACTTCCTTCGTACTTGAAAGAAGGATTTGGGAAATGCGTGTTAAAAATGTTCTGTATGAGGCAGAGAAGAAGTAATCTATGTCTTAATTTTATAGATAGTGGTCCTCCAATGTCtctagatattttcttttaaaatagctaaCACAGAACGTGCTTTGAGTCTTAGATAATTTGCTTGCTTCCTTCATGACTCTGCTATTTATAAGatgacttaaagaaaaaagagctaAAATAACTTAGcactcccaacacacacatacacaaacccaCAATGACAATGTAAGGTTAATAATATGGCTCCCAAGTTAtcttaaaaacaaggaaaaaataactcTTTTCTAATTCTAGCATttatttaaactataattttGTATGACTGTATGATTTTAActgaataagttatttaaaaatatcttttaactaGTTTTGTACACTCAGTTTATCATCATCTGTACTGTGTTTCTCAGCGTGGAAATGGAAGGGAATGATGCAAACGACAGTAACAGCAGTTAATGGTGGCAGTTGTCATCATAGCAGCAAGAGTAGAGTATCTTTCATATCCTGTTGCTTTACACAAATATTTTaggcctgattttttaaaaacaaataatcaaatgaCCAAGTCACGCAAAGAGAACTTTGTAAAATCTGTTACGAAGTTCAGGCTCAATCAAATGATGCTTAAccaatattttttgaattaataaaaacTAGCAAAATATTGTTTTGTATCAAATGCTGGCTGACATCCTTATGACATTTTGATGACTCAAGAAATCTGTTACTACTGCCTCATGGATTTTGCTGATGATGCGTTTTTTGCAACAAGCCACATTTGTTGATTAAGGCAATGACTCCATGATACTGGAGTCACCTCTTTCCTGATGTCAACCCACTAGTTGGTTTCCTGGTAGGAAAGAGCCTACCTTTTTCCTGGTATCAACCCAGTCAAAAGTATCATTACTTTAGAAGACTTTTCATACAGTTTCCTCAAAAAGATTAGGGACTTTTAGGAAATCTTactaatgaaaaaggaaagaaatctggATAGCGTTAAAGTAGGGAAAGAAAAAGTTGTCCAGTGAGGCCAATAAACGTTCTCAGCAATGTATTTTGGGgttgaacagaaaatgaaatatactatgaatagtgttaaaaaaaaaaaaaaacttttatatctTGCTCTGGAAATGGCTTTGATCTTATGTTTGAATGAAAATGTATATGACTTAAGAATTCACAGTATCTCAAACTCAATAATGACAAAAGCCTATAAAGTTATCCCACAGGAGGAAATAGAAGTCTGCTCTCCTCATTTTGTGTCCTGTTGAATTTACCTCTGCAATTGACTCCACATCTCAACTCTCAGAAGACCACGAATTCTCAGCTTACACCCTTCCTTTAAGCTTACTTAAGACCAGAAATTTCTGTGTCGAGACAGGGAGAAAAATCATTTCAATTAAATATGTTCTACTGCTAAactataatttataagaaaaaagtaaattgggtagagaaaaataagacatacattCATCAACTGAAACTAAGTTTAGTGAGGCAGaataattttatacatgtttATTGAAAGCCAAATGGGAAGATAGACCTGGGAAGACACAACCACAAAGTTGGGGGTGTTTTAGAGTCTTTCACAAGTTACAAGGGTTTTATATAATAGAAAAGCttaaaataaggcagaaaaaaacTCTTTATACGAGAGTTGTCTTCTTTTCCATGGGAGGGTACAGTATCGAAGTTAAAATCATTACCTACAGATTACAGCATACAGGCTAAACGTCTACATGCAAAACAATCAATCAAACTTTTTGTTTCAGCTAAACTTAGAAATAAATCAATCATTGTCCTATTTAGTGTCAGTAGGTTCTACATTAATTAGTATATCAACCACCTGAGGAACtcataataaaatactttactcAGAGGTGGAATGTCACCATCAAGTCACGAAACATTTCCAAGGCGAGTTCATTTGGAAGTCTGCTTACTTCTAAAGTAAATTGCCAAATGTGGACTGCAGGTTATATCACATTTAAAAGCAGGACCTGAGAACTTGAGTAGACATAGTAGATAACTATTAAACAATAGGGAAAATtggctgaaaacaaaaacacgatttaaaaaaattactatattCATCCTTTTGATAGAGAATAATTTTGAACATTTagtattttaagtatttcttctaaaatttaaagatatgaaaagtaaaaaaagaatatggaaaatttaaataatattctgtGAGACTTATACATAGTTGCAAAAGGGAGAAAACTTGTTGCCAGGGCCACTTGTATCTGCCTCTTCTTTATTGACAAGCTTCCAAATCAATATAAATAGTATAGTTGCTTTGGGTCCTGTTGAATTTGGCTTGGAATTGTAGGTGATTAGAAAAGATAGGCAAACTTTCATGTGATACAAattcattgatttattaattatttaagacCTACTTTGTATTGAAGTGTCCTACATGTTATAGGAGACATGAGACATTCAAAGAAACACAGGACATGCTACTCCCTACGAAAGTGTATGGTTCAGTTGAGGAAGCAAGTGTTACAGATGGGACAGAGAACCAGAAGATAACATAAAGCCAACATGTCATGTGTAGGTCCACCTCTCTATCTTTGTAGGGTTAAAGCATTTCAGACCAAAACATTTAATTTGGGTCTGAGAATTCAGGAACAAATACTTTGCTTGGTAAGGCATTTCTTGCACAATTTCTAATAGGGCAAAACTGGAAGCACCCTGAAGGGCACCAACAAGGCAAGGTTGAGTAACTATTGTTCTTACCATAGGATGTCATGTGGTCATTAAGAAGGATGGGGGAAAACTACATTAAGATGGCATGAAAAGATACTGAACAAATTTTTTGAAGGATAAAAGTCAGCTGTATAGTGATCCATATACAATACttctatgtatatgtgtatctcTATGTCTTAAACATGTctcactgtatatatatatatatatacatgtgtgcatataaaTGCAGATAGAATTGAAAACTAATGCAAAATTGTTACCAATGTTTACCACTGAAGAGTAGGAATGTGGAGAAATGATGaagataaatttgtgttttatttcaaatatatctgCAGTGTATGAATCTTTtgcaataaattatataatttttgtgttataaataaaaagaaaaataaatatgctggGTCCTGCTTTTTAGGTATTCTTAGGTGGTAGAAACAAGTAGCTCATTTTGTAATACAAGGGAGGATGAGTTTCGTTTGTAGTTTCTGgatgaaattacaaaatataatataGATTGAAGGTGGAAATAATCCAATAACCTAAAATCCGAAGACAACCTTTGATGGTAATTAGCTCTTATTTTATTCACATGCTCATAACCAGTCCCATTTATCAACAACCATGAAAAGAACATTTGCTTTCTTTGGCACTAACAAGGAAAGATAACTTTCTCTTTCAAGGGCCACATGTTTGTGCCTTCAGGTGCTCCTAAAGTTTTTATTAAGCCTAAAAACTGCATCATAGAAATGGCAGGACATATTGTTATAAATCACACAAAGAAAACACATGTAGTATTTCAGTCTAGTTCTTACCTTCTTGAAAGGAGTTCTTACACATGTGTAAGAGACAGAGGTATTGAGAAAGGCCAGAAGGAATGTGAAGTGATGCATAATATGCAACTTAGCAACAATTTTGACCTCTCTGGTCTTTCTCTGGGTTGGACACAGCTTCAAATGCTTATGTGTGTATCACCACATACCctcacttcctccttccctccctcttccttcttacTGGCTTTGAGAGAGAGCATATAAATGACATCTTCAGGGCATGGGAAGCCACTTATCTGCAGACTTGTGGGCAGTAACTCACCCTCACTCAGCGGTCTTCTGGCTCTGGAAACAACTCTAGCTCAGCCTTCTCCACCATGAGCCTCAGACTTGATACCACCCCTTCCTGTAACAGTGCCAGACCACTTCATGCCCTGCAGGTGCTGCTGCTTCTGTCACTGCTGCTGACTGCTCTGGCTTCCTCCACCGAAGGAAAAACTAAGAGAAACTTGGCGAAAGGCAAAGGTAGAGGCCCTGCTTCCCTGCACCTGTTGCTGTTTCTGCTACACCTGTGTCTGGGGGAAAGACTAGCTTGGTGCCTCTGGGGCTGGAGAGTGCCATTAAATCAACAACTCCAATTGGAGGAGGTACACAGGGGGGTCACTTCTCACTTCTTGTGTGCTGGGCATTCTGCTGGGAACTTTACTAAAGCTTTACAGATCATATTCACAATAGCTTTATGAGAGAGGCACAATTACCCTCAATCTGCAAATAAGGGACCTGAGGAAAATATTCATGGCCACCAATAGGTAACGTTTTCTACCCTAGAGGAAAGTCTAGACAGTGACTTGTACACTGAACTGCGCTGCTTGTGTATGAAGACAACCTCTGGAATTCATCCCAAAAACATCCAAAGTTTGGAAGTGATCGGGAAAGGAATCCATTGCAACCAAGTCGAAGTGATGTAAGTTGCTGTTTCTGTGCTATTGCTTTATCAGGGAAACCCTTTACCTCCATCTGCATGTGCACTCGTTTCCTCCAGTCTTATGGATTAGTTCTGATATTCAGGCCAGGACATCAACAGATAACCCTGTTCTCTCTTGCAGAGCCACATTGAAGGATGGGAGGAAAATCTGCCTTGACCCAGACGCTCCCAGAATTAAGAAAATTGTACAGAAAAAATTGGCAGGTGATGAATCCACTGATTGATTTGTTCCATTTCTACCAAACTTCTTTAACTCCCAGGAAGGGTAGAATTTTGAAGCCTTGATTTCCTAGAGTTCTCATTTATTCGGGATACCTATTCTTACTGTATTAAAATTTGGATATGTGTTTCATTCTgtcttaaaaatcacattttattctgGGAAGGTTGATTAAAAGATGGCAGaaggaagatgaaaataaataagcttGGTTTCAACTCTCTAATTATTGGCTAAACATTGGACTgtgctttgcatttttttctttaaaaatttctatttaaacaCAGCTTAGTTGATTTTCCCTGCTCTGCTTTATGGTTATTAGACATATTCATGGAGATTATTAGATATCATATGGGCAATGATAATAGGAATCACATGGAGCCCAGCAGAGAATATTTGCTCAACACgtttttgttaatatatttagGAACTTAATATAGTCTCTCAGTGTCTTAGTCCTAGGATGTCTTATTTAAAATACTCCCTGAAAGTTTATTCTGATGTTTATTTTAGCCATCaaaccttaaaataataaattggtgAATATGAGTCTTATAATCTGTGGTTAATTTAAAGTGAATGTATTTGCCACTAGTAGAACAAAAATACATGatgaaaatgaattaacatatctatATAGTTACAATTCTAGTATTAGAATAAGCCTTATAAATAAGTACAATATAGGACTTCAACCTTACTAGACTCTTAATTCTAAATtctacttttttaatcaacagaactttcattcatttttaaacccTAAAATTTATACCCACACTATTCTTACAAAAATATtcacatgaaataaaaatttgctaTTGATTTGTTGTcatctattattaattttaacaggattcctggggaaaaaaactttaattttccttttttgtatacTTGATATTTCACAGTATGACCAACAAAAGTTACTAAATTGATGATCTGTGTCATTCTCAATGTAGTATGATAATAGTTCcaatttattaatcattttaatatgCCAGGAATACTAAGTGTTTTGCATGCATGaactaaacaattttttaaaagatagatatGATCTGGTTAAAAGCACGTCCTCtggaaaaatggggataataatattgCCTCCCTCATAGAGTTTATGGAAGgattaaaagagttaataaatttaaggcatttaaaataatgtatgtcaCAAATAAGCCATATATAAATGTTAGTAATTATTtcttatgattattattatcCTCCCCCTcattacagaagagaaaaatcaagtttATAGAGTTTAAAATACTTGCCCACTTTTAGCTAACTAAGTATGTAACAGAGTGGGAATTTCAAATTGTGCTCTTAACTGCCACACCACAGTGCTTTCCTCAACTCTTCTTTCTCTAATGAAGAGATTGCATTACATATAACGTAGTATTATTCACATACATAATACAACTTGATACATAAATAGCATATTGTATGTACTATAATAATTATAGAATATCAGGCATCTTACTCATTATGTCTGGTGGTTTCCCACTGAAACTTGACAAGACCAGCTCCTGAGACATGGCACAGTGTTGACACCATGTTTATACCTCCTGAGATGCAGATGTCTTCTGTTTTTGTGTGCATGTATTGAGTTATTCTGTTTACATGCAGGGAAAGAGTAATTTAGTTGCCACTCGGTGCCACCTGGATTCCTTTACACTGCAAACATTAAAATCTGGGTGTAAGATTGTACAAACCCAGTGTGTTGCCCATCCATATGCAAAATCAtccctccccttctttctctctgctgctAACTCAGAAGGGGCTTCAAGTTTCAGATTAATAAACATGTATGAATTACAAAATGTTCTGCAACAGTCATTGTGTTGGATACAGGGCGTTCATAAATACAGTCATGTTTTGCTCAACAAttgggatacattctgagaaatgcatcattaggtgattttgtcattgtgtgaacatcacagggCGTGCTTACACAAACCcaaatggtatagcctactacaagcctaggctatatggtatagcctattgctcctaggctagaAACCTGCACAGCATTTTACTGTGGTGAATACCGTAGgaagttgtaacacaatggtaagtatttgtgtatctaaacatatgtaaatgtagaaagataaagtaaaaatatggtataaaagagtAAAATCGTACACCTGTATAGAGCAGTTACCACAAATAGAGTTTGTAGGACTGCAAATTTCTCTGGATGAGTCGGAGTGTGAGTGGTGAGTGAACGTGAGTGCCTGGGACATGACTGTACACTTCTTTAGGCTttgtaaacactgtacacttaggctacaccaaatttttaaaaaatatttttttcaacaaattaaCCTTAGATTActgtaagtttttatttataaacttttcaatttttacacattttgacttttgtaataacactttaAATACATTGTACAactgtacaaaaatgttttttctttatatcgtCATTCTATAaccttgttttctatttatttatttatttattcattcattcattcatttattttagagatgaggtctttctCTGTCCTCATCtctatgatcacagctcactacagcctcaaactcttgggctcaagtgatcttccttgaTCTtcactacagatgtgcaccatcatgcccagctaatttttgaaaactgTTATTGAGAAGGGGACTCATTTGGTTCCCAGGCTGCtttcgaactcctggtctcaagtgatccccctgcctcagcctctcaggctgGGATTACACCCTTGAGCCATAgagcctggctaattgttgtttgttttgttttgtattttttatttttcacactttTCTGTTAAAATTAAGATGCAAAAATTCACATCAGCCTAGGCCTACATGgagtcaggatcatcagtatcactatCTTCCAACTCCCTGTTTTGTCCCACTAGAAGGTCTTCATGGGCAATAATACATACACATGGAGCTgccatctcctatgataacagaCAGAAGATGACAACTCATACTTCCTGAAGGATCTGTCTGAGACTGTTTCACAGTTAATGTTTTTTCTGTAACTAGTAGAaggagtatactctaaaataataataaaaggtatagtgtagtaaatacataaactagtAACATAGCTGTTTGTTATTCTGATCAAGTATTGTgtactatacataattgtatgtggtATACACTTTATAGAACTGGCAGTGCAGtgggtttgtttacaccagcatcccCACAAACATGTCAGTAATACACTGCTTCCTATGACTTTACAACCATAGGCAGTAGGGATCACATCACTaggcaacagaaatttatcagctccattataatcttaagggaccactgtcatatatgcagtctATTATTGACCTAAATGTTGTTATGTGCTGCACTACTGTATATAAGTCACAGAGAATTGAACTTGAAAAGATCACTATGCTGTAGGAGAGGCAGATAAGTAGGCAAATAATTGCAATTATATATTACACATGTTAATATATGTATGCTTCAATTGCTTGAAGGATGTTAAAGCATGTTAaaacttcatcatcatcattttcaaCTTATCATCTTTGCTAAGGTAGCACTTTGAATTGAGTCTATACCAGTGCACTGAAACAGTGATAAATGTTATAATCTCTGATTTCATAGTGT from Piliocolobus tephrosceles isolate RC106 chromosome 3, ASM277652v3, whole genome shotgun sequence includes:
- the PPBP gene encoding platelet basic protein; this encodes MSLRLDTTPSCNSARPLHALQVLLLLSLLLTALASSTEGKTKRNLAKGKEESLDSDLYTELRCLCMKTTSGIHPKNIQSLEVIGKGIHCNQVEVIATLKDGRKICLDPDAPRIKKIVQKKLAGDESTD